The proteins below come from a single Chromatiales bacterium genomic window:
- a CDS encoding thioredoxin domain-containing protein, with the protein MKTIAAMMLLLAASLQPAAGASSSIDWREWNPAAFAEARREGRFVLLDLVAVWCHWCHVMDAKTYSDPAVQALISQHFVPVQADHDKRPDLAERYREWGWPATIILAADGTEIVKRAGYIDADAMGRLLRAVVDDPSPEAGSSPLPARLSASAQLDRLTRERLERRHVETHDGDLGGLRSGQKFVERDSVEWDLTLAARGDTAAERRARRTLDAGLALIDPAFGGVYQYSTHGDWAHPHYEKIIVSQAGYIRLYAQAARELGEPRYRQAVDDVVRYLDDFLTSPDGAFYTSQDADLVQGTKGHEYFALGREARLAQGVPRIDKHRYARHNGLLIEALADAARDLKDPNLLARADRAARWIIAERPLWGGGFRHDRLDAAGPYLGDTLAMGAAFLALHRTTGDAGWLKRASRAAQFIDRNFRHDGGGLNAAVDNGTPVAPAPQLDENLAAARFVLDLAALTQAAEHRELATHVLRYLVTPEVALSRLTEAGVLLAADAFERLPRIPGG; encoded by the coding sequence ATGAAAACCATCGCCGCGATGATGCTTCTGCTTGCAGCCTCACTGCAGCCGGCTGCCGGGGCGTCCAGCTCAATCGACTGGCGCGAGTGGAACCCGGCCGCCTTCGCCGAGGCCCGGCGCGAAGGCCGCTTCGTGCTGCTCGACCTGGTCGCCGTGTGGTGTCACTGGTGCCACGTCATGGACGCAAAGACCTATTCGGACCCGGCCGTGCAGGCATTGATCAGTCAACACTTCGTGCCGGTGCAGGCCGACCACGACAAGCGCCCCGATCTCGCCGAGCGCTATCGGGAATGGGGCTGGCCGGCGACGATCATCCTAGCCGCCGACGGCACCGAGATCGTCAAGCGAGCCGGTTACATCGACGCGGACGCCATGGGGCGCCTGCTGCGGGCCGTCGTGGACGATCCATCGCCGGAAGCCGGGTCTAGCCCGCTGCCGGCGCGCCTGAGCGCGTCTGCGCAACTGGATCGCCTGACCCGCGAACGCCTGGAACGCCGCCATGTGGAAACCCACGACGGTGATCTCGGTGGATTGCGGAGCGGACAGAAGTTCGTCGAGCGCGATTCGGTCGAGTGGGACCTGACCCTGGCCGCGCGTGGCGATACGGCGGCCGAACGCCGCGCGCGCCGCACGCTGGACGCCGGGCTTGCGCTGATCGACCCGGCCTTCGGCGGGGTCTACCAGTACTCCACGCACGGCGACTGGGCGCATCCGCACTACGAAAAGATCATCGTCTCGCAGGCCGGCTACATTCGCCTGTACGCCCAGGCCGCGCGCGAACTCGGCGAACCGCGCTATCGCCAGGCCGTCGACGACGTGGTGCGCTACCTCGATGACTTCCTGACGTCTCCGGACGGCGCGTTCTACACCAGCCAGGACGCCGATCTGGTCCAGGGCACCAAGGGCCACGAGTACTTCGCGCTCGGGCGCGAGGCACGGCTGGCGCAGGGCGTACCGCGCATCGACAAGCACCGTTACGCGCGGCACAACGGGCTCCTGATCGAGGCGCTGGCCGATGCGGCGCGCGATCTGAAGGACCCGAACCTGCTGGCACGCGCCGATCGCGCGGCGCGCTGGATCATCGCCGAACGGCCCCTGTGGGGTGGTGGTTTCCGGCACGACCGGCTCGACGCCGCCGGGCCTTACCTCGGTGACACGCTGGCGATGGGGGCCGCGTTTTTGGCCCTGCACCGGACGACCGGCGATGCCGGATGGCTGAAGCGCGCCAGCCGCGCCGCGCAGTTCATCGACCGCAACTTTCGTCATGACGGCGGTGGGCTGAACGCGGCGGTCGACAACGGCACGCCGGTCGCACCCGCGCCGCAGCTTGATGAGAACCTTGCCGCCGCGCGCTTCGTGCTCGATCTCGCGGCGCTCACGCAGGCAGCGGAGCATCGCGAGCTGGCCACGCATGTGCTGCGCTATCTCGTGACGCCCGAGGTCGCACTGTCGCGCCTGACCGAGGCCGGCGTGCTGCTTGCGGCCGATGCGTTCGAGCGGTTGCCGCGGATCCCGGGCGGATAG
- a CDS encoding sigma-70 family RNA polymerase sigma factor: MTVSTASPRVTPPPAAIESGQHETRRFEALVAAHRGHLVRYARFLTGDATLAEDLAQETLLRAWRCFDSLREAGAARGWLWTILRREHARHLAGRKPLVSLDDVALPPLDDDPTATIERGELLAAIAGLSPTYREPLWRFALTGCSLAEIAAALNISVDAVKTRLSRARAILRERLAPAGVGQPA, encoded by the coding sequence ATGACCGTTTCCACTGCAAGCCCGCGCGTCACGCCGCCGCCGGCCGCGATCGAGTCTGGCCAACATGAGACGCGGCGCTTCGAGGCACTGGTCGCCGCGCACCGCGGGCATCTGGTGCGCTACGCGCGGTTTCTGACCGGCGACGCGACACTGGCCGAGGACCTCGCGCAGGAGACCCTGCTGCGCGCCTGGCGCTGCTTCGATTCGCTGCGCGAGGCGGGTGCCGCACGCGGCTGGTTGTGGACCATCCTGCGGCGTGAGCACGCCCGTCACCTTGCCGGCCGCAAGCCGCTGGTTTCGCTCGACGACGTCGCCCTGCCGCCGCTCGACGACGATCCGACCGCGACCATCGAGCGTGGCGAACTTCTTGCCGCCATCGCCGGACTGTCGCCGACCTACCGCGAGCCTTTGTGGCGCTTTGCACTGACCGGCTGTTCGCTGGCCGAGATCGCCGCGGCACTGAACATCAGCGTGGATGCGGTCAAGACCCGGCTGAGCCGCGCGCGGGCCATCCTGCGCGAACGCCTGGCGCCGGCCGGCGTGGGGCAGCCCGCATGA